CTTTTGGGTGGGCAGCGCGTTTAAGTGCTCGGGTACAGATGCTGTTTCTTGTGTTGTTTTTTGGGGCCTCATCGGGGCATAGCTATCTACACAACTCTTAAAGGCTGACACATCACTCTGTGGTGAGCGGGCTTGCCCCGCGCTGGGCTGCGCAGCAGCCCCAATAAGGTCACCGCAGAGTGCCAGAATCAGTCGAGGTGAACGTTTTAGGGGCCGCTTCGCAGCCCAGCGCGGGGCAAGCCCGCTCACCACAGAAGCCTGATTGCCATAGATTCCGTATTCACTGGAAGTTGTGTAGATACCCATGCTCATCGGGGGCAAGCCCCCGATGGCGTCAGTCAGAGCACCACCGTCCTATTGGCATTCAAGAACACCCGCCGCTCAATGTGATACCCAACGGCCCGCGCCAACGTGAGTCCTTCAATATCCCGCCCCTTGGCAATCAAGTCCTCGGGATAGTGGCTGTGATCCACCACTTCCACGCCTTGGGCGATGATCGGGCCTTCGTCCAGGTCGTTGTTGATGTAATGCGCCGTGGCACCGACCAGCTTCACGCCCTTGTTGTACGCCTGGTGGTAAGGCTTGGCACCCTTGAACCCCGGCAACAACGAGTGATGAATATTGATGGCCTTGCCGTCCAGCTTGCGGCACAGCTCCGGCGACAGCACTTGCATGTAGCGCGCAAGGATCACCAGTTCGGCGCCAGTGTCTTCCACCACCTGCCACACTTGACGCTCCTGGGACGGTTTGTCGTTAGGGTCGAGGGGGAAATGGTAGTAGGGAATTTGATGCCAGTCGGCCAAAGGTTTGAGATCGGGGTGGTTGGACACCACCGCGACCACGTCCATCGACAGCTGGCCGATGCGCTGGCGGTACAACAGGTCGTTGAGGCAGTGATCGGCCTTGGAGACCATGATCACCACTTTTGGCCGGTAGTTCGGCGCCGTCAGCTCGAAGATCATGCCAAAGGCTTCACCGCGAGTGGCCAGGCCATCGCGAAAACCCTGCTCGTCGAAGCCGTCGGGTTGACGGAATTCCACCCGAATAAAAAATCGGCCCGAGAGGCGATCATCGAACGAATGGTGTTCGGTGACGTAGCAACCCTGCTCGAACAGGTAGCGGGTTACCGCGTCCACCGTGCCGAGCACGCTGGGGCAGTCGGCGGTCAAAATCCATGTATCAGGGGCGCGGCTCATGGGCTCTTCCTCAGGCTTGAACGCTCAGGCCGAACTCGGCCGAGGCGTCCTGCAACCACAACCACCAGTAGTCCGAGAAGCTGCGGCGGATCAGCAGTTCCCAGGTGTCTTGTGCCGTGTGGCGGATCACCAGTTGCGACTTGGCGAACACCGTGCCCACCGCCTTGCCCACCGGGAAGTTGTCGGGGTGCACGTCGTAGCTGGTGGACTTCATCAGCACGTCGCGCACGTTCGGGCCGCTCAGTTCGAGAATCTGCTGGCCGCCGCTGACGTTGACGATCTGGATATGCAGGTCGCCAAGGGCAGCACGCAGGTTCTGTTCGGCAGCGAATTCTTCACCGCTTGGCACGATGAGCAACCACTCATCCGGGCCAAGCCATTGCAGGCTGGTTTCGCCTTTGACGATGACTTGCAGAGCGCCGGGCAACTCGATGCCCAGGGCCTTGTGCACGCCGGCGGCGAAGGCCGCGTCATGCCCATCGCCACGAATAGTCAGGTGGCCGAGGAGTTTCTTTTCACGCACGGTCACGCCGGCGTTCTTGCGGCCCTTGCCGACCAGGCTGGCGAGGTCGGCATGGTGCAGCGACGACTCGGCCTTGGCCCCGGTGGTTGGGCGTTGTTGGTAAACATTGGCTGCTGTCATAAAGCACCTGTTCTGAATGCTGTGGTGTCTGTTCTGGCCTCATCGGGGGCAAGCCCCCTCCCACAGGGGAATGTGGGAGCTGGCTTGCCTGCGATGCAGGCGACTGGGTCTATCAGATGTTCTGGCGATCGCCTTTCGGGTCAAAGAACACCGAAGACACAATCTGCGCCTCAATCACGCTGCCATCCGCCTGCGGTGAGAACACCCGCTCGCCAATGCGCTTCAAGCCGCCCTTCACCACGCCCATGGCAAACGAATAACCCAGGGAGTTGTGCGCATAACTTGAGGTCACGTGACCGACCATCTTCATCGGGATCGACTGCTTCGGATCGAACACCAACTGCGCGCCTTCCGGCAGCCACACGTTTGGATCGATTGGCTTCAAGCCCACCAATTGCTTGCGCTCTTCACGCACGCAGTCTTCACGGTTCATGCCGCGCCAGCCGATCCACGAGAACGGTTTGGTGCGGCCAACGCACCAACCCATGTTCAGGTCGTCCGGGGTCATCGAACCGTCGGTGTCTTGGCCGACGATGATGAAGCCCTTCTCGGCCCGCAGGACGTGCATGGTCTCGGTGCCGTACGGGGTCAGGTTGTACTTTTTGCCGGCCTCGACGATTTTTTCCAGCACGCCCATGGCGTAGTCGGCCTGCACGTTGACTTCGTACGACAGCTCACCGGTAAACGAGATACGGAACACTCGCGCCGGTACGCCGCCGACCAAGCCTTCTTTCCAGGTCATGAACGGGAAGCCGTCCTTGTCCAGGTCGATGTCGGTCACTTCCGCCAGCAGCTTGCGGCTGTTGGGGCCGGACAGGGTCATGGTCGCCCAGTGGTCGGTGACCGAGGTGAAGTACACCTTGAGGTCCGGCCATTCGGTCTGTTGGTAGATTTCCAGCCACTGCAACACGCGAGCCGCACCGCCGGTGGTGGTGGTCATCAGGAAGTGGTTGTCGGCGATGCAGGCGGTCACGCCGTCATCGAAGACCATGCCGTCTTCCTTGCACATCAGGCCGTAGCGCGCCTTGCCCACGTCGAGCTTGGTCCAGGCGTTGCTGTAGATGCGGTTGAGGAACTCGCGGGCATCCGGGCCTTGAATGTCGATCTTGCCGAGGGTGGACGCATCCAGCAGGCCGACGCTGTCGCGCACGGCCAGGCATTCGCGTTTGACCGCAGCGTGCAGGTCTTCACCGTTGCGCGGGAAGTACCACGGGCGTTTCCACTGGCCGACGTCTTCAAACTCGGCGCCGTTCTTCACGTGCCAGGCTTGCAGCGCGGTGTAGCGCACCGGTTCGAAGATGTGCCCACAGTGCCGGCCCGCGACCGCGCCGAAAGTCACCGGCGTGTAGTTGGGACGGAACATGGTGGTGCCCATCTGCGGGATGGTTACGTTCAGGGAGCGGGCGGCAATGGCCAGGCCGTTGACGTTACCCAGCTTGCCCTGGTCGGTGCCAAAGCCCAGCGCGGTATAGCGTTTGACGTGCTCGACCGACTCGAAACCTTCGCGGGTGGCGAGTTCGATGGCGGCAGCAGTGACGTCGTTTTGCAGGTCGACGAATTGCTTCGGCGCCCGGGCGGTCGGCTTGTCGTGCGGCACCTGGTAGATCGCCAGGGTCGGCTCTTCAAGACGGCTCAAGGCTTTTGGCAACGTGCCTTCCACCGGGGCAAAACCGGCTTCGCTGGCGGCGCGTACGCCGCCTTCAAAACCGTCGGCCAGGGAGTCGCCGAGGCCGTAGACGCCATTGATGCCACCGACGCACACACGTTTCTGTGGGGCTTCGCCCGGTACAAAACCGAGGATGTCTTCACGCCAGGTCGGCTTGCCGCCCAGGTGCGAGGCCAAGTGGACCACCGGGCTGTAGCCGCCGGAGCTGGCCACCAGGTCGCAGTCCAGCCATTCGCCGGGGCTGCTGACTTTATGCGCTGTGACGTCAATCGCGGCGATACGCGCAGCGGTCACGCGCTTGGTGCCACGGGCTTCGACCACGGCGCTGCCGGTGAGGATACGGATGCCTTTGGCACGGGCTTCTTCCACCAGCGCGCCGCGTGGGTTGTGGCGCACATCGGCCACGGCGATCACTTGCAGACCGGCGTCGAGCCAGTCCAGGGCAACGCGGTAGGCATGGTCGTTGTTGGTCGACAGCACCAGCTTCTTGCCCGGTGCCACGCCATAACGGCGCACGTAGGTGGAAACTGCGCCGGCCAGCATGTTGCCCGGCACGTCGTTGTTGCCGTACACCAACGGACGTTCGCACGCACCAGTGGCCAGCACCACGCGCTTGGCGCGTACGCGGTGGATACGCTGACGCACCACGCCGATCGGCGCACGGTCACCCAGGTGATCGGTGAGGCGCTCGTGAATGGTCAGAAAGTTATGGTCGTGGTAGCCGTTGACGGTGGCGCGGGGCAGCAGCACCACGTCCGGCAGGGCTTTCAATTCGGCGATGACGCTGGCAACCCATTCGGCGGCCGGTTTGCCGTCGAGGCTTTCGCGGGAATCAAGCAAGGACCCGCCGAACTCTTCCTGCTCGTCGGCGATGATCACACGGGCACCGCTGCGCGCAGCCGCCAATGCAGCGGCCAGGCCAGCAGGGCCGGCGCCCACGATCAGCACGTCGCAGTGACGGTTGAAGTTGTCGTAGGTGTCCGGATCGTTCTCGGTCGGCGAGCGGCCAAGACCTGCGGCCTTACGGATGTACTTCTCGTACGTCATCCAGAACGATTGCGGGTACATGAAGGTTTTGTAGTAGAAACCCGGCGGCATCAGCTTGCCGCCGACCTTGCCGAGAATGCCCATTACGTCGGTGTTGACGTTCGGCCAGCCGTTGGTGCTGGTGGCGACCAACCCTTGGTACAGCGCTTGTTGCGTGGCGCGCACGTTGGGGATCTGGGTGGCTTCGGTGGCGCCGATCTGCAGCACCGCGTTCGGCTCTTCGGCGCCTGCAGCAAAGATGCCGCGAGGGCGCGAGTATTTGAAGCTGCGGCCGATGATGTCGACGCCGTTGGCCAGCAGGGCGGCGGCCAGGGTGTCGCCTTCAAAGCCTTTGTAGCTCTGGCCGTTGAAGCTGAAGGTCAGGACTTTGTTACGGTCGATCCGGCCACCGTTGGACAGGCGATTGATCTGGCTCATACCTTCTCTCCAGCGGCCTTGGCGGTGAATTGCGGCTTCTCGCCGATCTTGTAGGTTTCAAGAATTTCGTAGGTGACGGTGTCGCGGGTGGCGTTGAAGTACTGACGGCAACCGGCGGCATGGATCCACAGTTCGTGGTGCAGCCCACGTGGGTTGTCGCGAAAGAACATGTAGTCGCCCCACTGCTCGTCGGTGCAGGTATTCGGGTCCAGCGGGCGCGGGATGTGCGCTTGGCCGGACGCGTGGAATTCCTCTTCGGAGCGCAGTTCGCCACAGTGAGGACAGAAGATATGCAACATAGGAAATTTCTCCTGTTAGTGGGCGACAGCCGCAGCGCCGTGTTCGTCGATCAACGCACCGTTGTGGAAACGGTCGATGGAGAAAGGGGCGGCCAACGGGTGCATTTCACCCTTGGCGAGGCTTGCGGCAAATACGTTGCCTGAGCCTGGCGTGGCCTTGAAGCCACCGGTGCCCCAACCGCAGTTGAAGAACATGTTCGGCACCGGGGTCTTGGAGATGATCGGGCACGCGTCCGGCGTGGTGTCGACGATGCCGCCCCACTGACGGTTCATGCGCACGCGGGACAGCACCGGGAACATCTCGACGATGGCCTGGATGGTGTGTTCGATCACCGGGTACGAACCACGCTGGCCGTAGCCGTTGTAGCCGTCGATACCCGCGCCGATCACCAGGTCGCCCTTGTCGGACTGGCTGATGTAACCGTGCACGGCGTTGGACATGATCACGCTGTCGATGATCGGCTTGATCGGCTCCGACACCAACGCTTGCAGCGGGTGGGATTCGATGGGCAGGCGGAAGCCCGCCAGCGAAGCCATATGGCCGGAGTTACCCGCCGTGACTACACCGACGCGCTTGGCGCCGATAAAGCCCTTGTTGGTTTCCACGCCGATGCACACGCCGTTTTCCTTGCGAAAACCGATCACTTCGGTCTGCTGGATCAGGTCCACGCCCAGTGCGTCGGCAGCACGGGCAAAGCCCCAGGCCACGGCATCGTGACGGGCCACGCCGCCGCGCCGTTGCACGGTGGCGCCGAGGACCGGGTAGCGGGTGTTCTTGGAGCAATCGAGGTACGGAATCTCGTCGGCCACTTGCTTGGCATTGAGCAGCTCGCCGTCCACGCCGTTGAGGCGGTTGGCGCTGACGCGGCGCTCGGAATCACGGATGTCCTGCAGGGTGTGGCACAGGTTGTACACGCCACGCTGGGAGAACATCACGTTGTAGTTCAGGTCCTGGGACAGGCCTTCCCACAGTTTCATCGCGTGTTCGTACAGGTGCGCCGACTCGTCCCACAGGTAGTTGGACCGCACGATGGTGGTGTTGCGCGCGGTGTTACCGCCGCCCAGCCAGCCTTTCTCGACCACGGCCACGTTGGTGATGCCGTGTTCTTTGGCCAGGTAATAAGCGGTCGCCAGACCATGCCCGCCGCCGCCGACGATGACCACGTCGTAGACCTTTTTCGGGGTCGGCGTGCGCCACATCTTCTGCCAGTTTTCGTGATGGCTGAGGGAGTGCTTGAAGAGGCCGAAGCCCGAGTAGCGTTGCATAGTCATTACTCCAAAACCGCGCTCAGCGATAAACCGGGAAATCAGCGCACAGGGCAGACACGTGCTTGGCCACGTTGGCCTCGACATCGGCGTCGCCGAGGTTGTCGAGGATGTCGCAGATCCAGCCAGCCAACTCGACACACTGCGCCACTTTGAAACCACGCGTGGTCACCGCCGGGGTGCCGATGCGCAGGCCCGAGGTCACGAACGGCGACTGCGGGTCATTGGGCACGGCGTTCTTGTTGACGGTGATGTGTGCGCGACCCAGGGCGGCGTCTGCCTCTTTGCCGGTCAGGCCCTGACGGATCAGGCTGACCAGGAACAGGTGGTTATCGGTGCCGCCGGACACGACATCGTAGCCGCGCTGGATAAACACGCCGGCCATCGCCTGGGCGTTGTCGATCACTTGTTGCTGGTAGGCCTTGAAGCCAGGCTCAGCGGCTTCCTTGAAGCACACGGCCTTGCCGGCGATGACGTGCATCAGCGGGCCGCCCTGGGCGCCAGGGAATACGGCGGCGTTGAGTTTCTTCTCGATGGCTTCGTTGGCCTTGGCCAGGATCAAGCCGCCACGTGGACCGCGCAGGGTCTTGTGGGTGGTGGTGGTGACCACGTCGGCGTACGGCAGCGGGTTCGGGTACAGGCCAGCGGCGACCAGGCCGGCCACGTGGGCCATGTCGACGAACAGCAGCGCGCCGACTTTGTCGGCAATGGCACGAAAGCGCGGGAAATCCAGGGTCTTGGAGTAGGCGGAGAAACCGGCCACGATCATTTTCGGCTGGCACTCGACAGCCAGGCGCTCGACTTCGTCGTAGTCGATCAGGCCCGTGTCGGTGTTGATGCCGTACTGCACCGCGTTGTACAGCTTGCCCGAGGACGACACTTTGGCGCCGTGGGTCAAGTGACCGCCGTGGGCCAGGCTCATGCCCAGGATGGTGTCGCCAGCATTGATCAGCGCCAGGTACACAGCGCTGTTGGCGGACGAACCGGAATGCGGCTGCACGTTGGCGTAATCGGCGCCGAACAGTTGCTTGGCGCGTTCGATGGCCAGCGCTTCAACCTTGTCCACGTGCTCGCAGCCACCGTAGTAGCGCTTGCCTGGGTAGCCTTCGGCGTATTTGTTGGTGAGGCCGCTGCCTTGCGCTTCCATCACACGCTTGCTGGTGTAGTTCTCTGACGCGATCAGCTCGATATGATCTTCCTGACGCTGCTCCTCGGCATTCATCGCCGCCAACAGTGCATCGTCATAACCCTGGATCTGGTCTTTCTTGCTGAACATCGCGTCTCTCCCAGCCTTTCGTATTGTTGAGGCCCGTGCAGGGCCCTTTGATGCGATGGTAGGGCTGGCGCTGGCAGATCAAATGCCTACGCACGCCACGCAAAGGTGCGTTTACGACATTGCCGGAACAACACGGAATAAATGTGGGAGGGGGCCTGCCCCCGATGACAGTGGATCAGCTTGCACATGCTGTGGCTGACACACCGCTATCGGGGGCAAGCCCCCTCCCACAGGGGTTAAGCGTTGATCTGACGGACAAGTAGTAACAGCAAAAAATGCAGCGGATAAAGGGCATACGCCCAGCGGCGCATGGCTGGCGGCGAGATGTTATGGACGTGTCGTAATAAGACCAATCCCGCCAATGGCGCAATCAGGCATGCGGCCAATCCCAGTAGCGCGACCGGCGTGCCGCTATTGAGCAGGATCTGCCATTGGTTGGCGGCCACGCAGACCAACCCCGGCAACACACTGAAATACCAAGGCCGCTTGAACACCAGCAGCATCGCCAGCGGCAGCAATACACCGAAAAATCCGAACATCAGCTGTGCCGAAAATACGGCACCCGTTACCAGGGCAATCAGCGCTAAACCTCGGCCAACCAACGCCTTCTGCTGCCATCCTCTGGCAACCAGCAAACCCAGTGCCAGGGTCGGCAACACATTCAACGTATCCGCATCCTCGATAAACAGCCGATACGGCACTTCGCTGATCACACTGAACAACAGCAGCCAGCCCAGGTAACGCCAATGGCCCGTCACCGGTGCCGTTCTGACCCGATGCAGGTTCGCCGCAATCGCCAGGCAAAACCACGGGAACGCCAGGCGCCCCGGTATGTACAGACCGTCCAGGCTCAAGCCGACATAGCGCAAGTGATCGAGCACCATACTCAGCAGCGCCAGCCACTTGAGCAGATCCAAAGCGCCATCACGGACGCGTCCGACAGGCATCATTCCAGTACCGTGCATAATTCCCCAGTGACTTTGCGTTTACAGAGCGTGCGCACCCCCGACGATCTTGGTTACAGTGCGCACCAACATCGACCACAGGAATGGGCCATGACTGACAAGAGCCAACAATTCGCCAGCGACAACTATTCTGGCATCTGCCCGGAAGCCTGGGCCGCCATGGAACAAGCCAACCAAGGCCATCAACGCGCCTATGGCGATGATGAATGGACCCACCGCGCCGCCGACGGTTTCCGCAACCTGTTCGAAACCGACTGTGAAGTGTTCTTCGCCTTCAACGGCACCGCCGCCAACTCGCTGGCGCTGTCGTCCTTGTGCCAGAGCTACCATAGCGTGATTTGCTCGGAAACCGCCCACGTCGAAACCGACGAATGTGGCGCGCCGGAATTTTTCTCCAACGGCTCCAAGCTGCTTGTAGCCCGCACCGAAAACGGCAAGCTGACCCCGGAATCGATCCGCGAGATCGCCCTCAAGCGCCAGGACATCCACTACCCCAAGCCACGCGTCGTGACCCTGACCCAGGCCACCGAAGTCGGCAGCGTGTACACCCCGCAAGAAATTCGCGCCATCAGCGCCACCTGCAAAGAGCTGGGCCTGAACCTGCATATGGACGGCGCACGCTTCTCCAACGCCTGTGCGTTCCTCGGCTGCTCGCCGGCAGACCTGACCTGGAAGGCCGGTGTGGACGTGCTGTGTTTTGGCGGCACCAAGAACGGCATGGCGGTGGGTGAAGCGATCCTGTTTTTCAACCACAAACTGGCCGAAGACTTCGACTACCGCTGCAAACAGGCCGGCCAACTGGCGTCGAAAATGCGCTTCCTGTCCGCCCCGTGGGTGGGCCTGCTGGAAAACGATGCCTGGCTCAAACACGCACGCCACGCCAACCAATGCGCGCAACTGCTGAGCAGCCTGGTGGCGGATATTCCTGGGGTGCATTTGATGTTCCCGGTGCAGGCCAATGGCGTGTTCCTGCAACTCTCGGAACCGGCCATTGCCGCGCTGACGGCCAAGGGCTGGCGCTTCTACACCTTCATCGGCAAAGGCGGCGCGCGCTTCATGTGTGCGTGGGATACCGAGGAAGAGCGTGTGCGGGAATTGGCGGCAGACATACGCGAGGTCATGGGTGCCTGAAAATTACTGACTGATGTACATAAAACAAATGTGGGAGGGGGCAAGCCCCCTCCCACATTGGGCGGTCCTCGCTGTTAGAACTCGATACGCACATCACCCTTCGGCACGCTGCAGCACGACAGGATGTAGCCTTCGGCTTCGTCTTCCTCGGTGATGCCGCCGTTGTGCTCCATCTCCACCTCGCCGCCCAGCTTCATCACCTTGCACGTCCCGCAAATCCCCATGCCGCAGGCTTTCGGAATCAGCAGCCCAAGCTTGGCCGCCGCCGCATGCACGGTTTCGCCCGGCGCCACGCGGATGCTCTTGCCCGAGGCAATGAACTCCACCTGGTGCAGGTCCGCCAAATCGACTTCCGGCGCATCCGCCGCTTGTTCGGCTTGCTCCACCGCATCCGCACGGGCTTCCGGCGGCGTGGCGCCGAAGGACTCCTCGTGATAGCGCGCCATGTCGAAACCGGCGACTTCCAACAGGCGTTTCACCGCATTCATGTAGGGCGTCGGGCCGCAGCAGAACACTTCGCGCTCCAGGAAGTCGGGCACCATCAGTTCGAGCATCTTGTGGTTCAAGTAACCGCGATACCCAGCCCACGGCTCGCCCAGGCCATGCTTCTCGCAGATCAGGTGCAGGCTGAAGTTGTCGATCCGCGACGCCATGTGCTCCAGCTCGCGGTGGTAGATGATGTCTTTGGGCGAGCGGGCGCTGTGGATAAACGTCATGTCGACATTGGCGTTGGTGTCGTAGAACCAACGCGCCATAGACATCACCGGGGTAATGCCCACGCCGCCGCTCAGGTACAGAACTTTAGGGCTTGGGAAGTCGATGGCGTTGAACAGCCCGACCGGCCCGTGTACCGCCAGTTCCTGGCCCTCGTGCAGGGTGTCGTGCAGCCAGTTGGACACCTTGCCACCCGGCACACGCTTGATGGTCACCGAGAAGCTGTACGGTACCGACGGCGAACTCGAAATGGTGTACGAACGCATGATCGGCTGGCCGTCGATTTCCAGCTCCAGGGTGACAAACTGCCCCGGCTTGAAAAAGAACAGGATCGGCTGGTCGGCCATGAAGCAAAAGGTGCGCACGTCCCAGGTTTCCTGGATGACTTTGACGCAACGGACGATGTGCCGACCATTGGCCCAGGTCTGGGTAGTGACTGGATTCAGGAAACTGTTGGACATGCTGGTTCTCCACGGCCGATGTTCGGCTTTATGGTGGCGATTCTGCGTAAGGCGAGAACCACCCATTTACCTATCTGCGACATTCACATACTTATCGCGACCAGCCCCCAACGACAGGGGGTTGCGCGTCGGGATCAGATTGGGCCATGTCGCCCATGGATAAGGATCGTCGCAACGCCGGCCCCACACTCGCTCCCAACAAAGACGCTTTCTTTACGCCTTGCTGCAAACCTGATTAGCCACTTATCTCGGCCACACAGAATGGCCATGAGGACACACACGATGGACGTCACCGCAACCTTAAGCTTGGGCGATCCGCTGGAACCCGCACGCAAGGCCACCGCGCAAATGCTGCAAGAGCGCGAGCGCACGTTTTCGCTGCCGCAGCCGTTCTACTCTGATGAGCGGCTGTTTGATATCGATATGCAGGAGATCTTCCAGAAAGAGTGGTTGATCGCCGGCATGACCTGCGAAATTCCCGCCAAGGGCAACTACCTGACCCTGCAAATCGGCAAGAACCCGATCATCGTGATCCGTGGCGCCGAAGGCGTGGTGCATGCGTTCCACAACGTCTGCCGCCACCGGGGTTCGCGCCTGTGCACCAGTGACAAGGGCAAGGTCGCCAAACTCGTGTGCCACTACCACCAGTGGACCTACGAACTGGACGGCCGCCTGCTGTTTGCCGGCACCGAGATGGGCGCCGACTTCGACATGAAGCAGTACGGCCTCAAGCCTGTGAACGTGAAGACCGCCGGTGGCTACATCTTCATCAGCCTGGCCGAAAACCCGCCGGCCATCGATGACTTCCTGTCGACGCTGAACCATTACATGGAACCGTACGACATGGAGAACACCAAGGTGGCGATCCAGACCACCTTGTTCGAGAAGGCCAACTGGAAACTGGTGCTGGAAAACAACCGCGAGTGCTACCACTGCAACGCGTCGCACCCCGAACTGTTGAAAACCCTGCTGGAATGGGACGACGTCACCGACCCACGCGCCGACCAGGCGTTCAAGGACCACGTAGCCGCCTCCGCAGCCGCCTGGGACGCCGAGAAGATCCCTTACGCCCACGCCAGCTTCGGCCTGCGTAACCGCATCGTGCGCATGCCGCTGCTCAAGGGCACGGTGTCGATGACGCTGGACGGCAAGCAAGGCTGCGCCAAGCTGATGGGCCGCATCAAGAACCCGGACCTGGGCTCGATGCGCATCCTGCACCTGCCGCACTCGTGGAACCACTGCATGGGCGACCACATCATCGTGTTCACCGTGTGGCCGATCAGTGCCCAGGAAACCATGGTCACCACCAAGTGGATCGTGCACAAGGACGCCGTTGAAGGCGTGGACTACGACGTGGAGCGCATGCGCCAAGTGTGGGACGCCACCAACGACCAAGACCGTCGCCTGGCCGAAGAGAACCAGCGCGGCATCAACTCCACCGCTTACCAGCCCGGCCCGTACTCCAAGACTTATGAGTTCGGCGTGGTGAATTTCGTAGACTGGTACAGCGAACGCCTGTTGAGCAACCTGGGGGCCGCGCCAGCCCCGTATCTCAAAGGTGTGGCCGTGCACGAGTAATTGAGGCCACTCATAGTGCGTAGCCGCTGCCGAGCCCCGGCGAGGCTGCGTTTGCGGTCTGCCTGACACACCGCTGACGCTGCCTCGCCGGGGCTCGACAGCGGCTACGGCACGCAACGTGCACTTGCCGGCGAGGGTTAAGACGATATCTAAGCCCCTCTCCGCTGATCAAAATTCAATCAAGTCTGCTGGAGACCTCTCACAGCCTGCCTCTTAGCCTTCGCCCAACAACTTATCCACAGAGCCACCCACAGCAATTGTGGGCAAGTGCGTTGCCCGGCCGAAATTAACTGAAGAAAATCCGTGACTTATTCAAGTCTACGGTTTTAACCCGCGACTGATCATTTTATAACCAACTCCATGCAAACCATATAAACCGTGGCCTCCAGCGGTACGCAAACACCTTATCCACAGAACCGCCAACAGAGTTTGGGGGCAACTTTGCATGTGCTGTGGAAAACCACCTCAACCCAGCATAAATACCGGCTTACAGCGCTTTTTACTCGGCAAAACGCGCTTTTGGATGATTTTTGACCAATACTGCCAACCCCACGTATTTCGTGGGTTGCAGAGGGTAGCGAACATCTTATCCACAGAAGCGCCAACAGACTTTGGGGGCAAGTCGAACACGGGGGTTCGCCTTATCCACACACAATTGCCCGTAAAAACCGTCACTTAGGCTGGTCGTTTTTCATACAGCAGGCTACAGGCGTGGTTTGACGGGGCCTGTGGACAACCACAAACACCTTATCCACAGCCCCGTGCACAGCGATTGTGGGTAACCGACCGTTTGTCCGCCAACCGTACAAAAATCACCCACATTTAAAGTTCATCTACACTCTTGCTTGCAGTGATATCCAATGGCCTGGGTAAGTGCAGAAGTCCTTGGCGCGACAGAGGGAGATAGATCAGTGATGTGGCAGGGTCATTCCAGCCATCACTGCGCCAAAGGTTTTACGCTGA
The genomic region above belongs to Pseudomonas sp. S35 and contains:
- the gbcB gene encoding glycine-betaine demethylase subunit GbcB; this translates as MSNSFLNPVTTQTWANGRHIVRCVKVIQETWDVRTFCFMADQPILFFFKPGQFVTLELEIDGQPIMRSYTISSSPSVPYSFSVTIKRVPGGKVSNWLHDTLHEGQELAVHGPVGLFNAIDFPSPKVLYLSGGVGITPVMSMARWFYDTNANVDMTFIHSARSPKDIIYHRELEHMASRIDNFSLHLICEKHGLGEPWAGYRGYLNHKMLELMVPDFLEREVFCCGPTPYMNAVKRLLEVAGFDMARYHEESFGATPPEARADAVEQAEQAADAPEVDLADLHQVEFIASGKSIRVAPGETVHAAAAKLGLLIPKACGMGICGTCKVMKLGGEVEMEHNGGITEEDEAEGYILSCCSVPKGDVRIEF
- the glyA gene encoding serine hydroxymethyltransferase, translated to MFSKKDQIQGYDDALLAAMNAEEQRQEDHIELIASENYTSKRVMEAQGSGLTNKYAEGYPGKRYYGGCEHVDKVEALAIERAKQLFGADYANVQPHSGSSANSAVYLALINAGDTILGMSLAHGGHLTHGAKVSSSGKLYNAVQYGINTDTGLIDYDEVERLAVECQPKMIVAGFSAYSKTLDFPRFRAIADKVGALLFVDMAHVAGLVAAGLYPNPLPYADVVTTTTHKTLRGPRGGLILAKANEAIEKKLNAAVFPGAQGGPLMHVIAGKAVCFKEAAEPGFKAYQQQVIDNAQAMAGVFIQRGYDVVSGGTDNHLFLVSLIRQGLTGKEADAALGRAHITVNKNAVPNDPQSPFVTSGLRIGTPAVTTRGFKVAQCVELAGWICDILDNLGDADVEANVAKHVSALCADFPVYR
- the gbcA gene encoding glycine-betaine demethylase subunit GbcA, with the protein product MDVTATLSLGDPLEPARKATAQMLQERERTFSLPQPFYSDERLFDIDMQEIFQKEWLIAGMTCEIPAKGNYLTLQIGKNPIIVIRGAEGVVHAFHNVCRHRGSRLCTSDKGKVAKLVCHYHQWTYELDGRLLFAGTEMGADFDMKQYGLKPVNVKTAGGYIFISLAENPPAIDDFLSTLNHYMEPYDMENTKVAIQTTLFEKANWKLVLENNRECYHCNASHPELLKTLLEWDDVTDPRADQAFKDHVAASAAAWDAEKIPYAHASFGLRNRIVRMPLLKGTVSMTLDGKQGCAKLMGRIKNPDLGSMRILHLPHSWNHCMGDHIIVFTVWPISAQETMVTTKWIVHKDAVEGVDYDVERMRQVWDATNDQDRRLAEENQRGINSTAYQPGPYSKTYEFGVVNFVDWYSERLLSNLGAAPAPYLKGVAVHE
- a CDS encoding TraX family protein, which produces MHGTGMMPVGRVRDGALDLLKWLALLSMVLDHLRYVGLSLDGLYIPGRLAFPWFCLAIAANLHRVRTAPVTGHWRYLGWLLLFSVISEVPYRLFIEDADTLNVLPTLALGLLVARGWQQKALVGRGLALIALVTGAVFSAQLMFGFFGVLLPLAMLLVFKRPWYFSVLPGLVCVAANQWQILLNSGTPVALLGLAACLIAPLAGLVLLRHVHNISPPAMRRWAYALYPLHFLLLLLVRQINA
- a CDS encoding low specificity L-threonine aldolase, which gives rise to MTDKSQQFASDNYSGICPEAWAAMEQANQGHQRAYGDDEWTHRAADGFRNLFETDCEVFFAFNGTAANSLALSSLCQSYHSVICSETAHVETDECGAPEFFSNGSKLLVARTENGKLTPESIREIALKRQDIHYPKPRVVTLTQATEVGSVYTPQEIRAISATCKELGLNLHMDGARFSNACAFLGCSPADLTWKAGVDVLCFGGTKNGMAVGEAILFFNHKLAEDFDYRCKQAGQLASKMRFLSAPWVGLLENDAWLKHARHANQCAQLLSSLVADIPGVHLMFPVQANGVFLQLSEPAIAALTAKGWRFYTFIGKGGARFMCAWDTEEERVRELAADIREVMGA